From the Phycisphaerales bacterium AB-hyl4 genome, the window CGGTGGTTCCGGACTGGCCGGAGTTTATCCGGGGGTGTATCAAATATCGGCAGTCGCTGGACGAACAGGCGTCAGACGCTCCGCGGACCGATGTGCCCTACGACGAATGAAACGTCTGCATGGCGTCACCGTGTGACCGCTTCGTCGGCAACGGCGCGTTGGGCGATCTGTGTCAGCGCGTCGCAGGCATACTGCACATCTTCAACTGTCAGGTATGGCCCGAAGCTTAGCCGTGTCGTGCCCGCGAGCTCATGTGTGTTGAATGTCTTGTGAGCCAGCGGTGCACAGTGGATGCCCGAGCGGGTGAGGATGCCGAATTCGCTTTCGAGCACATCGGAGAGCGTGCGCGGATCGTCATAGCCAGTTCCGGGGACGACGCGCACCGAGAACACGCCGCAGCGGTCGTTCACGTCCGGCGGGCCGTAGACGGTCAGGCCCGGCAGGTCGGCGAGGCCTGCGACCATCGTGGCGACGAGTTGCTGCTCGTGTTGCCAGAGGTTGTCGATGCCCTGATCGAGGATGTACTGCACCCCTTCGCTGAGGCCGAGGATGCCGATGGCGTTGTGGCTGCCGGGCTCGAAGCGGTCGGGCATGAAGTCGGGTTGCGTATCATCTTCGCTGACCGAGCCGGTGCCGCCTTCGCGGACGGTGTGCATGAGCTTTTCAATGCCGGGCCGGATGTAGAGCATGCCCGTGCCCAGCGGCCCGAGCAGCCCCTTGTGGCCGGGCGCTGCGAGCAGGTCGATGTGGTCGCGTTGGACGTCGAGCGGCATGTGGCCGAGCGTTTGGGCGGCGTCGACGAGGAAGGGGATGTCATGTCGGCGGGCGATCGCGCCAATCTCGGCGACGGGTTGCACCGTGCCGGTGACATTCGAGCCGTGCACGACGGCGATGAGGCAGGTGTCGGGGGTGATCGCCTTTTGAATATCGCCGGGGTCGACCAGGCCGGTGTCGGGGTTGCATTCGACGCGAGTCTGCTGCACGCCGTCGTGTCGGGCCATCATGTT encodes:
- a CDS encoding aminotransferase class V-fold PLP-dependent enzyme; translated protein: MPRRLYMDNAATSFPKPPGVLAAMTRFATELGASPGRGAYAEAQEAGQLMHQCRERINTLIHGENPDHVVFTLNTTDALNLAIHGITRAARASGRSPHVITTWMDHNSVLRPFNMMARHDGVQQTRVECNPDTGLVDPGDIQKAITPDTCLIAVVHGSNVTGTVQPVAEIGAIARRHDIPFLVDAAQTLGHMPLDVQRDHIDLLAAPGHKGLLGPLGTGMLYIRPGIEKLMHTVREGGTGSVSEDDTQPDFMPDRFEPGSHNAIGILGLSEGVQYILDQGIDNLWQHEQQLVATMVAGLADLPGLTVYGPPDVNDRCGVFSVRVVPGTGYDDPRTLSDVLESEFGILTRSGIHCAPLAHKTFNTHELAGTTRLSFGPYLTVEDVQYACDALTQIAQRAVADEAVTR